A region from the Leptospirillum ferriphilum ML-04 genome encodes:
- a CDS encoding aldo/keto reductase, with translation MKKRLLGKSGLEVSALGLGCMGMSYSYGPPADKKEMTLLLHQAVDRGITFFDTAEVYGPFTNEELLGEALSPLRDKVVIATKFGFDLDPSKDPRGIKGMPGLNSRPEQIRKVAEASLRRLRTDVIDLFYQHRVDPDVPIEDVAGAVKSLIQEGKVRHFGLSEAGVSTIRRAHAIQSVTAVQSEYSLWWRRPEDQLLPALEEMGIGFVPYSPLGRGFLTGTIDETTPIGDTEFRASLPRFSPEARKANRPLVEILREFSGRKGATPAQVALAWLLARKPWIVPIPGTRKLSRLEENIGALNLTLSPEEIRELDKATSAVPVQGNRYPERLEKMTGL, from the coding sequence ATGAAAAAACGTCTTCTGGGCAAAAGCGGTCTCGAAGTCTCCGCTCTCGGACTCGGCTGCATGGGCATGAGTTATTCCTATGGTCCCCCCGCTGACAAGAAGGAGATGACGCTCCTTCTTCATCAGGCTGTCGATCGGGGCATCACCTTCTTTGATACGGCGGAAGTCTATGGCCCCTTCACAAATGAGGAACTCCTCGGGGAAGCCCTTTCACCCCTGCGCGACAAGGTCGTGATCGCCACAAAGTTCGGGTTCGATCTGGATCCCTCCAAAGATCCCCGGGGCATCAAGGGCATGCCCGGACTGAACAGCCGGCCGGAGCAAATCCGGAAGGTGGCAGAAGCCTCGCTGCGCCGCCTCCGGACCGACGTGATCGATCTTTTCTATCAGCACAGGGTCGATCCGGACGTTCCCATCGAAGATGTCGCGGGAGCGGTCAAGTCTTTGATTCAGGAAGGAAAAGTGCGCCACTTCGGACTTTCCGAAGCCGGCGTTTCGACCATCCGTCGCGCGCACGCCATCCAGAGCGTCACCGCCGTCCAGAGCGAATACTCCCTCTGGTGGCGGCGTCCCGAAGATCAATTGCTGCCCGCGCTCGAAGAAATGGGCATCGGATTCGTTCCCTACAGCCCGCTCGGAAGGGGGTTTTTGACCGGAACCATCGACGAAACAACTCCCATCGGCGACACCGAGTTTCGGGCTTCTCTTCCCCGCTTTTCTCCGGAAGCCAGAAAGGCAAACCGCCCGTTGGTCGAAATCCTGAGAGAGTTTTCCGGGAGGAAAGGGGCAACTCCGGCTCAAGTGGCCCTGGCCTGGCTCCTTGCCCGGAAACCCTGGATCGTTCCCATTCCCGGCACCAGAAAACTGTCGCGACTCGAGGAGAATATCGGCGCACTGAACCTGACACTCAGCCCCGAAGAGATCCGGGAACTCGACAAGGCTACCTCCGCGGTCCCCGTTCAAGGGAACCGCTACCCGGAACGGCTGGAAAAGATGACAGGCCTCTGA
- a CDS encoding IS630 family transposase produces the protein MRTRTVVHLTLTETEEKTLSMWAGAGKTEQRMAQRAKVILLSVAGLSLPEISRKTGLSTQNASKWRIRFMERRLEGLRDAPRSGKPPVISPEKRLKVLEIATRTPPDGSTRWSEAKLARETGLSKATVHRILTEGALKPHRDEYWCGRSPDPEFEEKQAAILGLYLTPPENALVLSVDEKTQIQALDRTQPALPMRMGQARRLTATYKRNGTTCLLAALSVHEGTVTAKTIDSNNHEAFLGFLKRLYRENPGRYLHVIVDNLSVHKHRNVREWMEKRRRLTLHFTPTYASWLNQIEIWFNIFSRDVLKGGVWKSKKELVDQILMYIKKYNAERARPFQWTYTGKPLTL, from the coding sequence ATGCGTACGAGAACCGTCGTTCACCTGACCCTCACCGAAACCGAGGAAAAGACACTGTCGATGTGGGCGGGAGCCGGAAAGACCGAACAACGAATGGCCCAGCGGGCGAAGGTGATTCTCCTGTCGGTCGCGGGTCTTTCCCTTCCCGAGATCAGCCGGAAGACCGGACTGTCGACCCAGAATGCCAGCAAATGGCGCATCCGGTTTATGGAGAGGCGACTGGAAGGTCTCCGGGATGCGCCCCGTTCGGGAAAGCCTCCGGTCATTTCTCCGGAGAAACGCCTCAAAGTGCTGGAGATCGCCACCCGAACCCCGCCGGACGGGAGTACCCGGTGGAGCGAAGCCAAACTGGCTCGGGAGACCGGATTGTCGAAGGCGACGGTGCACCGGATCCTGACGGAAGGCGCCCTCAAGCCTCATCGGGACGAATACTGGTGCGGACGAAGTCCGGACCCGGAGTTCGAGGAAAAACAGGCGGCCATTCTGGGGCTCTATCTGACCCCGCCGGAAAACGCCCTGGTCCTCTCGGTGGACGAGAAAACCCAGATCCAGGCCCTGGACCGGACGCAACCGGCCCTTCCCATGCGGATGGGGCAGGCCCGGAGGCTGACGGCCACGTATAAAAGAAACGGGACCACCTGTCTTCTGGCAGCCCTTTCGGTGCATGAGGGCACGGTAACGGCCAAAACGATCGACAGCAACAACCATGAAGCCTTCCTCGGGTTTCTGAAACGGTTGTACCGGGAGAATCCCGGCCGTTACCTGCACGTGATCGTGGACAACCTCTCCGTCCACAAGCACCGGAACGTTCGGGAGTGGATGGAGAAGCGCCGGAGGCTGACGCTGCATTTCACGCCGACCTACGCCTCCTGGCTGAACCAGATCGAGATCTGGTTCAACATCTTCAGCCGGGATGTCTTAAAAGGCGGGGTCTGGAAGTCCAAAAAGGAGCTGGTCGACCAGATCCTTATGTACATCAAGAAATACAATGCGGAACGGGCCCGTCCCTTCCAGTGGACCTATACCGGAAAGCCGCTAACCCTATAA
- a CDS encoding DUF2892 domain-containing protein has protein sequence MPPVNEGTVDRVLRIVLGLALIALVFVGPKTMWGWIGLLPLMTGIVGRCGLYYLLGFNTCPLKPGEKKP, from the coding sequence ATGCCGCCAGTCAATGAAGGAACAGTAGACCGTGTGTTGAGGATCGTTCTTGGACTTGCGCTGATCGCACTGGTTTTTGTTGGACCCAAAACCATGTGGGGGTGGATCGGCCTTTTACCCCTGATGACGGGAATTGTTGGCCGATGCGGGCTGTATTATCTTCTGGGGTTCAATACCTGTCCGCTGAAACCCGGGGAAAAGAAACCCTAG
- the nth gene encoding endonuclease III → MASVRTRKKPDTKQPGSGASLPPVPGKPAPLGEVLALLSESIPDPRMELDARNPFELLVATVLSAQSTDRMVNSVTPALFARFPDPPSLQEADPETVEGLIRSTGFFHRKALQIVRLAKELVRRYQGEVPSRMEDLLTLPGVGRKTASVILAHGFHLPAIPVDTHVTRVSLRLGFTVSHDPEVIEEDLKRLMDEKDWISGSSRLLLHGRYVCLARKPLCSNCVLSGVCPSRSSGGALRDSS, encoded by the coding sequence ATGGCTTCCGTCCGAACGCGAAAAAAGCCGGACACAAAACAGCCGGGATCAGGGGCTAGTCTCCCCCCGGTTCCCGGGAAACCGGCCCCTTTGGGGGAGGTTCTGGCTCTGTTGTCGGAATCGATTCCCGATCCCCGGATGGAACTGGATGCGAGGAATCCCTTCGAGCTTCTGGTCGCAACGGTTCTCTCGGCCCAGTCGACCGACCGGATGGTCAATTCCGTGACCCCGGCCCTGTTCGCCAGGTTTCCGGACCCCCCCTCCCTCCAGGAGGCGGACCCGGAGACGGTCGAAGGTCTGATCCGGTCCACCGGTTTTTTTCACCGGAAAGCCCTCCAGATTGTCCGTCTCGCAAAAGAACTGGTCCGGCGCTATCAGGGAGAGGTTCCGTCTCGTATGGAAGACCTGCTGACCCTTCCCGGTGTGGGCCGCAAAACGGCCAGTGTGATTCTGGCCCACGGATTTCATCTCCCGGCCATTCCGGTGGACACCCATGTCACCCGTGTCAGCCTCCGTCTCGGGTTCACCGTCAGCCACGACCCCGAGGTCATCGAAGAAGACCTGAAAAGGTTGATGGACGAAAAAGACTGGATTTCAGGATCCTCCCGCCTTCTGTTGCACGGGCGCTATGTCTGCCTTGCCCGAAAGCCTCTCTGTTCCAACTGCGTCCTGTCCGGCGTGTGTCCTTCCCGGTCCTCCGGAGGAGCTCTCCGGGACAGTTCCTAA
- the lon gene encoding endopeptidase La yields MAEDMLPTPEECPVVVLPETVVFPHILSSLAFHDAKSLAAIDEAMNREPKMLVCVAQRPESQDAPEEEGKTFPDRLYRTGTMVLIHKLLRIPAGGVAIMVQGYRRIRILDLLQEEPFYRARIEPFPEPSSKDGEVEALMRTILGQVKKLAAMAPYLPDEFETMVLNIDNPHHLAYLVVTFLKMPVDERQRFLEIDSPEEKLMALASSLERELGYLELGGKIKSKIQDEVQKSQRDFFLREQVKAIQKELGDGAEGEEEIVRYRERINESGLPDDVRKEVEREVDRLVRLGSGQSQEAGVIRTYLDTVLDLPWNRMSPLSFDLEKAREILDEDHYGLEKIKERILDELAVLSRVRDGVYQGPVLCLIGPPGVGKTTLGQSIARAMGREFVRVSLGGVRDEAEIRGHRRTYVGAMPGRIIQGMRKAGTRNPVFMLDEIDKVGGDYRGDPASALLEVLDRAQNKDFRDHYLDLPFDLSKVFFITTANVFQTIPPPLLDRMDLIRLAGYTWEEKRHIARSYLIPRTMKEIRLEEGEFDLTDEALVRLIRSFTREAGVRSLERKISTILRKVLRARTEQKRKRRIVVTAESLEKYLGNEYVEPPKRLTEAAPGVVTGLAWTPNGGDVLFIESVSIPGQKGFILTGQLGDVMKESARASLSFVQSRSEKLGLSKEYFSKHEIHIHVPSGAIPKDGPSAGITMASAIASLVTGIPVPATIAMTGEIALSGRVLPVGGIKEKLIGAREAGIQEVFIPVDNEKDLEEIPEEVRKDLTIHVVHHMDELLDRLFLSHEKPRKGGGNGFRPNAKKAGHKTAGIRG; encoded by the coding sequence ATGGCTGAAGACATGTTGCCGACGCCGGAAGAGTGTCCGGTCGTCGTTCTGCCGGAAACGGTTGTGTTTCCCCACATCCTGTCTTCGCTGGCATTTCATGATGCAAAGTCCCTGGCGGCGATTGACGAGGCGATGAACCGGGAACCCAAGATGCTGGTTTGCGTGGCCCAGCGTCCCGAGTCCCAGGATGCACCGGAAGAGGAGGGCAAGACGTTCCCGGATCGGCTCTACCGGACAGGAACCATGGTTCTGATTCATAAACTCCTGCGCATTCCGGCCGGGGGAGTGGCGATCATGGTTCAGGGGTACCGTCGTATCCGGATTCTCGACCTTTTGCAGGAAGAGCCTTTCTATCGGGCCCGGATCGAACCTTTCCCGGAACCCTCCTCCAAAGACGGGGAGGTGGAAGCCCTGATGAGGACAATCCTGGGACAGGTGAAGAAACTGGCCGCAATGGCGCCATATCTTCCGGATGAATTCGAAACAATGGTTTTGAATATCGACAATCCCCATCATCTGGCCTACCTCGTCGTGACGTTCCTGAAAATGCCGGTCGACGAGCGCCAGCGCTTTCTGGAAATCGATTCCCCCGAGGAAAAGCTGATGGCCCTGGCGTCCAGTCTGGAACGGGAATTGGGATATCTGGAACTGGGCGGAAAGATCAAGTCGAAAATCCAGGATGAAGTCCAGAAAAGCCAGCGCGATTTCTTTCTTCGGGAGCAGGTCAAGGCCATTCAGAAAGAATTGGGAGACGGTGCCGAAGGGGAAGAAGAGATCGTTCGTTACCGCGAGCGAATCAACGAATCCGGTTTGCCGGACGATGTCCGCAAGGAAGTGGAGAGAGAAGTGGACCGGCTGGTCCGCCTCGGGAGCGGCCAATCCCAGGAGGCGGGGGTGATCCGGACCTATCTGGATACTGTTCTGGATCTGCCGTGGAACCGGATGTCCCCTCTTTCCTTCGATCTGGAAAAGGCAAGGGAGATCCTCGATGAGGACCACTACGGACTGGAGAAAATCAAGGAGCGGATTCTGGACGAACTGGCGGTTCTGTCAAGGGTCCGGGACGGGGTGTACCAGGGACCGGTCCTTTGCCTGATTGGTCCGCCGGGTGTCGGGAAAACAACGCTTGGCCAATCCATCGCCCGGGCGATGGGTCGTGAATTTGTCCGGGTTTCCCTTGGCGGTGTCCGGGACGAAGCGGAAATCCGGGGCCATCGAAGGACCTATGTCGGAGCCATGCCCGGGCGGATCATCCAGGGGATGCGCAAAGCCGGGACCAGGAATCCGGTCTTCATGCTCGATGAAATCGACAAGGTGGGAGGGGATTACCGGGGAGACCCTGCCTCGGCCCTTCTGGAGGTTCTGGATCGTGCCCAGAACAAAGACTTCCGGGATCATTACCTGGATCTTCCCTTTGATCTGTCCAAGGTTTTCTTTATCACGACAGCCAATGTCTTTCAGACGATTCCGCCGCCTCTCCTCGACCGGATGGACCTGATCCGGCTGGCCGGCTACACCTGGGAGGAAAAGCGCCATATCGCGAGGAGCTATCTGATTCCGAGGACCATGAAGGAAATTCGTCTCGAGGAAGGGGAGTTCGACCTGACGGATGAGGCCCTGGTCCGTCTGATCCGGAGTTTTACCCGGGAAGCGGGAGTCCGGAGCCTGGAGAGAAAGATTTCGACGATCCTCCGGAAAGTGCTCCGGGCAAGAACAGAACAGAAAAGAAAGCGCCGGATTGTGGTCACGGCCGAATCCCTTGAAAAATATCTCGGGAACGAATACGTCGAGCCCCCGAAACGGTTGACGGAAGCGGCTCCCGGTGTCGTGACCGGGCTTGCCTGGACCCCGAACGGCGGAGACGTTCTTTTTATCGAGTCGGTCTCCATCCCCGGACAAAAAGGATTCATCCTGACGGGACAACTGGGGGATGTGATGAAGGAATCTGCGCGGGCTTCCCTGTCCTTTGTCCAGTCCCGGTCCGAAAAACTGGGTCTTTCCAAGGAGTATTTCTCGAAACACGAGATCCATATTCATGTTCCCAGCGGGGCGATCCCGAAAGACGGGCCTTCGGCCGGGATCACCATGGCCAGCGCCATTGCATCCCTTGTGACAGGAATCCCGGTGCCCGCGACGATCGCGATGACGGGTGAGATCGCCCTGTCCGGAAGAGTCCTCCCGGTGGGGGGGATCAAGGAAAAACTGATCGGAGCCCGGGAGGCGGGGATTCAGGAAGTCTTTATCCCGGTGGACAATGAAAAGGACCTGGAAGAGATTCCCGAGGAAGTGCGAAAGGATCTGACAATCCACGTCGTCCATCACATGGATGAACTTCTGGACCGTCTTTTTCTGAGCCATGAGAAACCCCGGAAAGGAGGGGGCAATGGCTTCCGTCCGAACGCGAAAAAAGCCGGACACAAAACAGCCGGGATCAGGGGCTAG
- a CDS encoding Hsp20/alpha crystallin family protein yields MKPHDIDHLFLQLVDALSRGVVPEVVFRAPGDMHWQPMTDIYETEETLVIKMELAGVHKDDISIALDGDRLIVRGHRKDDSQKKRNYRQMEINYGEFERIFSLPPGLDPESVRAEFPMGFLRITLSRIPPKPVVIIPVGEGKGGANG; encoded by the coding sequence ATGAAACCCCATGACATCGATCATCTTTTTTTGCAACTGGTGGATGCGCTTTCCCGGGGAGTCGTTCCGGAAGTGGTCTTCCGGGCTCCGGGAGACATGCACTGGCAACCCATGACGGACATCTATGAGACGGAAGAGACACTGGTCATCAAGATGGAACTGGCAGGCGTGCATAAAGACGATATTTCGATCGCCCTCGACGGGGATCGTCTGATCGTCCGCGGTCACAGGAAGGATGATTCGCAAAAAAAGAGGAACTACCGGCAGATGGAAATCAATTACGGAGAGTTCGAACGGATCTTCTCCCTGCCTCCTGGTCTCGATCCGGAATCGGTCCGTGCGGAGTTTCCCATGGGCTTTCTCAGGATCACACTCAGCCGGATTCCGCCGAAGCCGGTTGTCATCATTCCCGTGGGAGAGGGAAAAGGAGGCGCCAATGGCTGA
- the prfB gene encoding peptide chain release factor 2 (programmed frameshift) yields the protein MTEPTIESLRELFDGEKQRVSQIRRHLDADRLKVTLEQIDAQSQSPEFWKDSDRARKMLREKSRLEKRLSLIQGIEKEDADIRALFELASDPDFLAELSRRVPEFSESVKAFELEEILSDAKSDNPAFLEIHPGAGGTESQDWAQMLLRMYIRWAERHGMTVEVIDIQSGEEAGIKSATILVRGEHAFGYLMSESGIHRLVRISPFDANKRRHTSFTSVFVYPELEDDIPVEIRDEDIRIDTFRASSAGGQHVNKTSSAIRLTHLPTGIVISSQNERSQLQNREMAFKVLRAKLYELEEKRKKEELDKISGAQNKKEIGWGHQIRSYVLQPYQLIKDHRTGLETGKVSEVLDGDLDMFIRGYLLARWNGTLGTGAPESDELDG from the exons ATGACCGAACCCACGATCGAATCCTTGCGTGAACTTTTTGATGGAGAAAAACAGAGGGTTTCCCAGATCCGGAGGCATCTT GACGCAGACCGCCTGAAGGTCACGCTCGAACAGATCGATGCCCAGTCGCAGTCACCCGAATTCTGGAAAGACTCCGACAGGGCCAGGAAAATGCTCCGGGAAAAAAGCCGTCTCGAAAAAAGGCTCTCCCTGATCCAGGGAATCGAAAAAGAGGATGCCGATATCCGCGCCCTGTTCGAACTGGCGTCGGATCCGGATTTTCTGGCAGAGCTTTCGCGGCGCGTTCCGGAGTTCTCTGAATCCGTCAAGGCCTTCGAGCTTGAGGAGATCCTCTCGGACGCCAAATCCGACAATCCGGCGTTCCTGGAAATCCACCCGGGCGCCGGCGGAACAGAATCCCAGGACTGGGCGCAGATGCTGCTCCGGATGTACATCCGCTGGGCAGAACGGCACGGGATGACAGTCGAGGTGATCGACATCCAGTCCGGAGAAGAGGCGGGGATCAAGAGCGCGACCATTCTAGTCCGGGGCGAACATGCGTTCGGCTACCTCATGTCGGAGTCGGGGATTCACCGGCTGGTCCGGATTTCTCCCTTCGACGCCAACAAGCGCCGCCATACGTCCTTTACGTCTGTTTTTGTCTACCCGGAACTGGAAGACGACATTCCGGTGGAGATTCGGGACGAAGATATCCGCATCGATACCTTTCGCGCCTCCTCCGCCGGAGGACAGCATGTGAACAAGACCTCCTCCGCCATCCGACTGACCCATCTTCCGACGGGCATCGTCATCTCGAGCCAGAACGAACGCTCCCAGCTGCAGAACCGGGAAATGGCCTTCAAGGTGTTGCGGGCCAAGCTCTATGAGCTCGAGGAAAAGCGTAAAAAGGAGGAACTCGACAAAATTTCGGGGGCGCAGAACAAGAAGGAGATCGGTTGGGGGCATCAGATCCGGTCCTATGTCCTTCAGCCCTATCAGTTGATCAAGGACCACCGCACCGGACTGGAAACGGGAAAGGTGTCGGAGGTTCTCGACGGCGATCTGGATATGTTTATCCGGGGATACCTGCTTGCCCGCTGGAACGGAACCCTGGGCACCGGTGCCCCCGAATCGGACGAACTGGACGGGTGA